TACATTCGCTATAGGGTCAACTTCTCTGGGTCAAACACCCAGATCACCCGCATCACCCTGCCGTATACCTACTAGGGGAAGACGCCATGCGCCGAGCGATGATGTTGCTGATCGTGGGGCTGGGAGGCTGCGCCCTCCCGCCCGGGCCTGAAACGGCCGTGCCGGATCTGGTCGGGCGGGTGGATTTCGGCGCGACGCGCACGAGCCAGGCGACCCTTGATGAGGTCGGGGTGGCGGCGACCGTCACCTTGATCAGCGCCGTGACCAATCGCTCGGTTGCATCCACCATCACCGATCCGACCGGGCGCTTCTTCTTGACGTTGCGCAACTGGAAGCCCACCGCCGGCGAGGTCTACTATCTCGAGGCCATCAAGGGCTTGAGCGAGAACCTTGCGGGCAACTCGGCCGCTCGGGTGCGGACCATGGGGCGCTGGAACGCCGGCGCCTGGGAGTTCATGACCCAGAAGGAGCTCAGCATCACCTCGGGGACCACTGCGATCGCAGTCCTGACGAGTCACCTAGGCACTGCCTCGGTGCCAGTCACGGGCCTCATCGGCAAGATGATCGTCGGCCAGTCCGACGATTCCTTGATGCCTGCGACCGCCGACACCTTCCTGCATGCGGGGACCGGCATCACGAATGCTCAGTTCCACAAGGTGCACGAACTGGTCGAGCAGGCTATCGCCGCGGACACGGACCCGGTGGATCGGATCGTGCCCCTGGGGGAGACGTTCGTCCTCAAGGCCGGGATGGGGGTGGGCGGTTATGTGGTCGCACCGACCCTCCACGCCGTCGTGCCCCAGGCGGCTCCGCCCGGATCCCTCGTCACGCTGTACGGTCTTGACTTCGCTGGGGCGAAACAAGACAATGCCGTCTACTTTGGTAACCGTCTTGCCTCGATCATCAGCTCGGATCCTCAACAGCTCGTCGTTCAGGTGCCGGCGGGCGCGACCAGCGGCAACCTGACAGTCCGAACCGGCGGCGGCACGAGCGCTGCCCTGCCTTTTACCGTTACCGCAATCGCCGCCACCGATGTCGGTGGGACCTTCTCTCCACGTTGAGTTCGCATTTCGGCACAGAAAGATCGGCTTGATCCGTGGATACGAACGATCCGCACGGTTCGAAGACGCTGGCTGCCCTCGCGCCCGTTGAGTCGGCGAGAGGCGGCTGGCCTGCCCATGTGGCGCCCTTCGAGCGCTTGGCGGCATCCCTGAGTCACTCAGGCCAAGACGACCGGCTCGCACAGGCGCTCCAAGAGGCTCCGGAGGCGCTTCGAACGAGCAACCCTTATTTCGTGATGTTCCACGCGGACTTGCTGGTGGCGGATCGGGAGGATGCCCTCGCGTGCCAGTTGTACCGGCGGGCGCTTTCCCTTCAGCCCTCTGCCGAACTCGAGCGAGAGATCGTGGTGCGTCTCTTCGCCGCGCTTACCCGGCTCGGGAAACAGACGGCAATCGATCTCATGCCACGCCTCGCTTCGGAGGCGCCCTTTCTCTCGCCCTACGGCCAGGCGCTGTGGGGACACTACCGCGGGGTTCTGCATTGGCGCAAAGGGGACGTCGAGGCGGCCGGGGAGGCCATGACCGAGGTTCTCGCCATCCCTGAGCAAGTGGATCGGCGTGTCGCCTTCACCCAGTTCCGCGCGCGATACGCCCTCAGCGCCGCGGCCATCGATCTGGCCGCAATCCCGCAGGCGGCCGCCCATGCCGGTGATCTGGTCGAGCTGGCCCTGCGCCACGACTTTCGCTCCAATGTGCTGATTGCGTTCGTTCAGCACCTCAACGCCGAACTGCTCGATCAGCGCGGGGTGCCGTCGCTCGAGTCCTTCATCGGAGTGCCGGGCGGGGCCTTCGATCACGCGAGTTCGGCGGCGCGCTTCGACTTTGCGACGAGCTTCGGCATCCGCGCACTGGCCCTGGGGCAGCTCAACCTGGCCCATTCTCTGTTCAAGCACCTGGTTTCCGATGCGCGCCGCTCGTCGTTGCATCACCGGCTTGCGATCGCAAGGTTCTGGCAGATGCACGTGCTGGCGCATCAGGGGAACCTGGAGGCGGCTCAGGCGAACCTTGCCGAGATTCGAGCACTCTCGGCCCCCAAGCGCTTTCTGGCCAATTTGTGGCCCTCGTGGGCCTCGCTGATGATCCAGACGAGCCGCTTGCCGGAGGCCCAGGAGGCGTTGCGTCGGATCGAGGATGAGGCCCTCACGGAGGACGATCGGGCCCGCGTGCGCCTCTACCAGCTGGTCGCGGACGTGCTCGCCGACAATGAGGGGGCCGGGCCGCGCCTGCGACGCTTTCTCGAAGGCCCTGACGGAGAAAAACTGAGCTACCTCGAAGCGCGCTTGCTACGCCGCGTGGGGGAGGCCGATACCCTGCCCCCCCTTTGCCTGCAGCTCCTCGGGCAGCCCTCCCTCCGGGTAGGCGAGCACGTCATCGAGTTTCCAAGGCGCAAGGTCCTGTCTCTGCTCGCCTTGCTTGCGCTGCATCCCGCAGGGTTGAGCAGCGAGGAATTGGTCGCGCAGCTCTTTCCGGAAAGTGAGGACTTCGAGCCTCAGGTCGCCTTGCGCAAGGCCATCTACTTGGCGCGACAGCTGCTCAAGGCTGCGGGCATGCCGGATCCCATCGAGCATGGGAAGGGGCGCTATCGCTTGTGCCATGAGCGTTTTGCGTTGATTGACTGCCTGGAGTTAGAGAGCCTGCACCGCAAAGCGCTCGAATGCGAGCGAGAGGGCCATCATCAAGGGGCGCGCCTTTTCCATCAGTTCATCGTCTGGATGGGAGCCGCCCAGCCGTTCGATGGCTTGCCCGAGCCCTGTTTCGTTGCGCCGCGAGAGCGCTTGTTGGCCATTTATGAACAGTCGCGCGCTTATTTGCTAGCCAAGGAAGTGGCGCCCACCGATCCTGACTTGCCTTGGGGC
The nucleotide sequence above comes from bacterium. Encoded proteins:
- a CDS encoding IPT/TIG domain-containing protein — encoded protein: MRRAMMLLIVGLGGCALPPGPETAVPDLVGRVDFGATRTSQATLDEVGVAATVTLISAVTNRSVASTITDPTGRFFLTLRNWKPTAGEVYYLEAIKGLSENLAGNSAARVRTMGRWNAGAWEFMTQKELSITSGTTAIAVLTSHLGTASVPVTGLIGKMIVGQSDDSLMPATADTFLHAGTGITNAQFHKVHELVEQAIAADTDPVDRIVPLGETFVLKAGMGVGGYVVAPTLHAVVPQAAPPGSLVTLYGLDFAGAKQDNAVYFGNRLASIISSDPQQLVVQVPAGATSGNLTVRTGGGTSAALPFTVTAIAATDVGGTFSPR